A region from the Vicia villosa cultivar HV-30 ecotype Madison, WI linkage group LG3, Vvil1.0, whole genome shotgun sequence genome encodes:
- the LOC131660243 gene encoding probable 1-acylglycerol-3-phosphate O-acyltransferase isoform X2, whose product MVHGYAASQGFFLRNFDALASRFRIVAVDQLGWGGSSRPDFTCKSTEETEAWFIDSFEEWRKAKNLSNFILLGHSFGGYVAAKYARSSLSIAP is encoded by the exons ATGGTTCATGGATATGCTGCTTCCCAGGGTTTCTTCCTTCGAAACTTTGATGCTCTCGCTTCTCGTTTCAGAATCGTTGCTGTTGATCAACTTGG TTGGGGTGGATCAAGTAGGCCTGATTTCACATGCAAAAGTACTGAAG AAACTGAGGCGTGGTTCATTGATTCTTTTGAGGAATGGAGAAAAGCCAAAAATCTGAGCAATTTCATACTACTTGGACATTCTTTTGGTGGTTATGTTGCTGCCAAATATGCGCGCTCAAG ttTGAGTATAGCACCCTGA
- the LOC131660243 gene encoding probable 1-acylglycerol-3-phosphate O-acyltransferase isoform X1 has protein sequence MVHGYAASQGFFLRNFDALASRFRIVAVDQLGWGGSSRPDFTCKSTEETEAWFIDSFEEWRKAKNLSNFILLGHSFGGYVAAKYARSSWIYIRIRCKD, from the exons ATGGTTCATGGATATGCTGCTTCCCAGGGTTTCTTCCTTCGAAACTTTGATGCTCTCGCTTCTCGTTTCAGAATCGTTGCTGTTGATCAACTTGG TTGGGGTGGATCAAGTAGGCCTGATTTCACATGCAAAAGTACTGAAG AAACTGAGGCGTGGTTCATTGATTCTTTTGAGGAATGGAGAAAAGCCAAAAATCTGAGCAATTTCATACTACTTGGACATTCTTTTGGTGGTTATGTTGCTGCCAAATATGCGCGCTCAAG TTGGatttacatcagaatcagatgcAAAGACTGA